The genomic segment GAAGGCCTCCACTCACACCCCGAAGGGAGAAAACGGCACCAACGGCCATTGTGCGGCGGCCAGAGCCCGAACTCAGAACCACAGTAGCTGGTGACAAGGAGCCgacagcgccccctgcagccTCCAAAGAGCTATGTCTGCCTGACCTGCGAGGCTCTCTCCCACTTTATATTAACACTGACAGCGCACAGATTTGAGAAACGGTGGATGGATGTGCAGACACTGACAGCGTTGTGCGGAAATCAAATCATGTGATTTGCGTAGCCTTATTTTTCCAGGCAGTGGGTTTAATGAGTTTGACTGCAGAGATTGGTTAGTTTCAACGTTCTCTCCCAGTTTTATTGGTCAGAGGAACTTAGTTATTTTTATCCTGAAGGGTTTATTCACAACAGTTTGCACAGAGCCACCATTCCACAGCAGGTATCACTCAAATAAAGATGAACATTTGTTACAGCTGAGCTTTTGTCaactctgaaaaacagaaaacctgctgaaTGAGTAGCAGGAAGTTGGCAGTTCTGCAAAATGATGTGAACTTACTTTTCAACAATGTCTGGCTACTTTGTAACTGTTTTAACTACTTCTTCCAAGACCAATCGTGTATGAGATTTTCACAGCCAGGTGTGTGAATCTTGAAAAGGATGACTTGAGTGCTTTGTAGAAATGTATTTCCAAATATATTCTGTTGTTTGATGATGTCTCTTTTAATGCAGAACTGTGATAAATTGTCACACTTTTATTTAAGGCATTTTTATACAATACAAACTTGAAATTATGCTCTGCAGATGTGACAAAGGCCAAACATATTCTCTACCATTGTTTGGTTAAATTTtatacaacaaaagaaaaactaaatctgtgTGGGAATAGACATTCCCACACAGATTTAGATAAACATTCGGGGAGGAATCCTTCTCTTCACCATTGAGACGGATTAGAGGAATGGGAAACGTCCTCTAATCGTCCAGTAGGAGTAACAATGCAGTCCAGGTGACGTCAGTCTTTGATGATTGCAGTGTCCTGGTTCTCTGCAGCCagtttcagctgtttctgcTTCACCCAGTATCGGTGTCCTCGCATCACACACAGGTAGCCTCCGTATGCCGTCAGTAGCATCATTGAGGTAGAAAAGGCGCGGTAACCGATATCAGCCAGACGCTTTGCCGTCACCATGATGATGATCCTGAAGGAGAGGAGAAGTTGGATCAGCTTCAGCAACTGGGTTTAACTCGACTGGTACATTCAGAGGCTGAAGTTTGGACATTTAAGATAATTACAAGTATGTTTTTATATGGAAATACTGGAAGCAtctatgttttattaaagtacACAACCTggactgaaaagtaaaaaaaaatcagtcatctGTCAATAAAGATGACAAATTGATAAGTGGATTAGTTGGAGGCAAAAAGCTTATAACTGCTTAAATACTTCTAACTATACACTTcataaaatgatcagaaacattttctatatacacaaaataatttctcaaacattgTTCACAAACCTGTGATGTGTTTTAGATCTTAGAGTTCAGCTCAAGAAAAATGAGAGCAACGAAAGTGCTGCGTTAGGTTTCTGTTCAGTGTAGAATAATCagacatattttacaaattacacACACGAaactagattttaaaaaaatacgttttcttaaaaataagatttcagtgctcttttaaaagaaagtgtgctttttaaaatctcttatgtttttaagttatttattcCATTCACTTTACACCCAATTGAAATgcattttagaaattaaattaaatttttctacAGATATGTCGACTATCACAAAAAAAGGTGTTTAATAGTGAAATTACACAGATTATGGATCAGGTGACAGACGTATCCAAATCAAACAACATATTTACTCTTAAACGCTCACTGCTCAAGACTGTTTTTGGATAAATGGATAGaaaatctttgtgttttcttaccTTTTTATCCAACAAAAAGTAAACGCAACAAACGGTAGTTTCTTTGCTTCAATGTCAACATAAGAATCCAGATATCTAGCCGTTTGCTAACTAACCTTCGTATTCCATAAGATGCGGAAACTGGTACTCTTGTCCTGTAAAAACTGGCAGACAGCAGAGCGCCACCACCTGGTCAGGAGGTCATATTACACTACCCGAACTATTTAACTCCCTACTTCTTCCCCTCAGAAAGCGGTTCTGAAGCACTCATTCAGCactcgggggggggggggggtttaacaTGACCTGGACGTCTGATGCCTTATATCAATATAAAACATATGCAGAAGTTataatttacaattttctgcttgaaaacaaagcaacaaggCAGAGCTATCGAGTGAAGTGCAATccggttttcaaaataaaaccacgtcattcaaaattttgaattttaaattttaaaatcccctaaattaaaatgttaagattGGATATACTTACCAAAACCCgtgtttaatttttgtcttaACTTAGTGATAAAAAATTTTTACAACTGAAAAATTGATAACAGAGCACGTTTGATCACATATAACACATAAAGTGctaaaattaatatatatttacaaaaaaatacctAGATACACCCCAACAATAACACATTAATCATTTAAAGTCTAAGActtaaaaatattgcatttattttcaatttaatattGGCCGTCTGGAGGTCATAAATAGTAATGACAAGTATAAAACTATCTTTATTGATATTGGAAAATCGGGTTCggctatttaaaataaaacaacgaAATGGACATTtcagtttctaaataaaacatcttgcaTTTGAATTCtgattaaagttaaaaagtgATAAATGAAACTAACACTATTaagcatcagattttaaaactgtaaGCGTCGTTTTGAGTGTTTTGCACTCATTCACCTGCAGAATGAGTGAAAAGAAACACCATAGGTAAATAAAACAGTGAATATTTTAGCTACCGTTTTCTTTACGTCTTCAAACGGCCGCGCCCACAGCAGGCGtgaaaataagaggaaaaactAGTGGAACCCATTTACGACATTTCCACCCGGAATCTTTTCTCAAGCACACACGTTACGATGGCAACATGTCCGAATCTTAAAGGTCCTGACAACGCAGTAAACGACCCCGGTGCTGCTCCGTACGGAAACTTTATAAACTATTACAGCTTTAACCCTCCGGAAAACCGCTTGAGTCTGATCCCAGCAACGCTCCTGCAGGATTTAGGCTACAGGGACGGAGGGGACGAGCCCACGCTCATCCTGGACGTGGGGTGCAACTCAGGGGTGCGAAATGacacacttcctgtttatgTTGTTACTTAAAATGCTCGTGGTGATAATAGCAGTCTTCTTGGGGTGACTAAATTATACGTGCGGTGCTGTACTGcgtttttttaaagttcctgTTTCTACTTTGTCACTTTAGTGTATTTATGTTTGGTGCTGTAGTGTAAAGTTAGACTAGctgaatgtatattttttattctatacTGCAACGCCCCACCATGCTTCATAACATAGACCAATAACTAAAGCTGCAACCAACGATTATTGTAGTCTTAGATTAagttatcaattattctgattattaatcaattaatcgagCAAAAACTAATTCTGcggatttttcatttaagcgtATTCCATATATTACgttacataaaaatgcaagtaaataattcagttcctctattaataagaaaacaaacattttggtgCCAGAATGCAGCACATTGCATTCATGCTTGATTATTTGTTGTAAAGAAAGCATCTGCAgcgggaaaaaaatgtttctaacatcaacatgtgaaaagttcagctgTTTCTGCTTTGCTTAACATCAACGGTGTCGTACTgatcttttgattattttttggattaaccgaTAATTGGATTGCAAAAGGTGCTTAGtaggagtttttcttttcttttgcagaattTGAGCCAGGTGAATCTAAAACTATGAAACATATTTActaatagttttttgtttaatcttaaatgcaaaatgtaaatatttttgtgctattttggcttaattactctTGAGTATTTTCTTTGAGGAAATTGACTaaattttgttctattttttccccatgttgatatctagaatttctttttaaagttttggatcTGTGATAATCTACACATTCCTCCCCAACAACATATCTGACtactttgtttaattaaaacattgcattctttgtttattgttgagtaggtaaaataatttattcttttttgacCCTCTGTTTCTTTTGACTTCATGATTTTGGCCTATGTGGCAAATAGTTACAACACCCCTGGTGTAAACTAAATTTTAAGCAGAAAAGGAAACCTCCTTTGATATTGTCTGAACAATGACTCAGTTCCTCCTGTGTGAACACCAGGACCTGAGTGTGGCCATCTACAAGCATCTTGTCCAGGAACCAGAGGAGAGCACAGTTCAGCTTCTGGGGTTTGACTTGGATGAAACTCTTGTTGAGCGCGCAGAGCAGACCAACCCTCTCCACAGCAACATCTCCTTCATCCAGCTGGACATCACTGAGGAAACCAACCAGCTGCAAGACTTCCTCAGCCAGCACAGCTGCTCCCACTTCCACCTGTGTCTGTGCCTGGCCGTCACCATGTGGGTCCACCTGAACCACGGAGACTCGggcctgctgcagctgctgtcgCGCCTCGCCGCCATCAGCACCCACCTCCTGCTGGAGGCTCAGCCCTGGAAGTGTTACCGCTCTGCAGCCCGCCGCCTCAGGAAGCTGGGCCGCTCGGACTTCGATCACTTTAAGACCCTGAAGATCCGCGGCGACGTTGCAGAACACGCCACGGCGCATTTGGAGAGACACTGCGGCATGGAGCTCATGCGGAGCTTCGGCAGCACCGCATGGGACCGGAAACTGCTGCTTTTTAGACGCAGATGagttttaaggattttttatgacttttaaaacCCCAGTTCTTTGAGATGCAAACAAAACCAAGGTTAACAGTTTCCACCTTAAACGCAACAAATTCTAtgtaatttaacagaaaaaaaaaaacaatcttattggggaacattgaaaaaaaagtgGTATAAGTGTACCATGTCGTTTTATGATGGGAGTAAGCAATGCAGAATTACTCGCTACAATCAAGTGACTGACTGACTCCCAATAAGTTTTTTGTCACATCTTCCAAAACCATATGCTGATTTCATTATCAAGACATATCTGCCAGGGGATATGTGTAAATAATTTCAACGGTATTACTTAAAAATAGAACACAGTGAAGAcggtaataaaaaaacaattagaaaatatttatttcaaaaatactttgttcaTCCCAAcagtaaattaaatgtaactaattTCATTAAGGAGTTGTGgttggtgatgctgtgggcaagAAGGATCTCCTTTAGCAGTCAGTCTTCTAATAAATAtgaagaaacctctgactgaagactaaattaaattcattaattttttaGAATGCTAAATGTTGCAACTCATGAAATTTACTTCAGAGTTGCTGCAGATGCCGACAAAGAATGTCCTGTAGAAAACAGTCTTACAGCGACTCTGAAGAATCCTCTGACTAAAGACAATCGTGTATAATTTTCTAAACTTTATGAAGTCACTATATTCCCcaaaacagaaccagccttcttatCCCATTGTTTAGtcttaagaaaaataaaaccaatctAGATGCTGTTCTGCATAAAAGCATATCAAATGATCTACTTTTATTAATGAcaaacagttatttttcatcattttaattacagaatactaaaaataacattacataaaatgtctttttaaaagaaaccatTGAATATTACAAAGGTTGTAAATCTTGTAAAGTTAGGATATAAAATCTTTGAACTGTGGTGTataattgaaaaagaaaaataaatttcataaaatgtatatattaacTGTTCtactacattaaaaaaagatgagatGGGGACACAAAATGCAGACAGACGAGATGAGTGGACACCGCCATTACTGCGGTGAGCTCTCCTTTCAAAGGAAGCAAAGACCAGAGATGCACAGCACAAACCACAACCGGCTCTAGTTCTCCAATTAAGCTCATTcaagggaaaaaaggaaagaggaaacaaTTTACAACACAACTGAGCTTGAAagacggcaaaaaaaaaaagtgacttggTGACTGCTCCCATTATTCACACACATCTCGACTAAACTGGCCTTGGTtccattaaaatacttttttttttctgtcctcgAAAGGTTCACACtgtacagaaaagaaaaaaaaaaaaaaacaatcatccCAATGAAGCAAGGGAATCTGATCAGGCATCTTTCAAGCTCTTTACACAACCAACGCTATTTTCTACTGTACAAGCCACCAAGCAGATTCACCAAAAGCAATTATGACGTCAACATTGAAGGAAGTGAGAGACACTACGTGAGGGGAAACATGCATTATTCAACAGTGTGCTTTCTTTCTTGCTCTTCTATGGTGTCACTTTATCATCAGcccttgttttatttcagaaaaagtaagaaaaatggaCATTCAGAACCCGATTCCCCCCCTTCATGTCGGAGAAAAGCTGAGGGGAGGGTTTGCTTTTCCAAAACAAGTTTCAAGATATGGTTTTAAATTATGCTTTTCCTGTGAAGCAGTTAGTGGTTTCTGTGAGGGAACGTGATATGAGAAGGGAACAgatgaccaaaaaaaacaaacaaatataataaaaaacgGACATCTGAGACACACTTTAGGAGGAGGAGAGGCATGTTACCAGCAGAGCTACTTGTTTTGGCTGGTCTGCTGCTCAGAGGTTCCAGCTGTAAGCTTCATAATGCTGTTCAGGTTCAGAAAAGTCCCCCTGAGTTAGTGCACAGAGTCAGGCGCCCCGAGGCCCGCTGGTTTAGAAACCCACATAAAGAAGAGTTGagaaaaaaaggtattttgaaTCAGACCAAGCTTAGAAATCGCTTTGGAGAAGGTAAGCCTGACTTGAGTTTGCGGTGGATGTTAGTGTGGAGGAACGGTCAGGCTTAGCCGCCCGAGTCCAGTTGTTTCTCCAAAAGCTCTGAGAAGTaggcttgttttcttttttttttttttttttttttcaataaatgtgcGCTTCGTATTGCCCAACCAGAAGACGGGCTTGCACCGTCCCTTCGAGTCTTGATCCGAACAGCGGTCCTGATTCAGGAAGTGGTCAGTTCTGCCCAACAGGCCAGTGGCTTGGGACCCGGTCGGGTGCTGGTGTAGTACGTTACGCCGGCTATGCGTCGGTCGGTCAGGCAGACAGGTAAGACAGGCAGGTGGGCTGCAACGCGGTGGGGAAAGGGGCGGGGTTAGATCAATGGAGCCGTGTCCATCAGGCCTTTGATTGGGTCCAGGCTGGCAAAGAACCGGACGTCCCGGTCCTTATCAGACTGCAGAGCCATAACGGTTTCTTCCAACTTGTCCGAGTAGGGACAGCCTGGTTCCTTAAAGTAAGctgaacacaaaaacactcaGTTAGTAGGAAGAAAAGCTGTAAAGGTGACCTGTTacgcttccttgaacaggttaggatctGTCTATGTGAGATACAAAACATTCttaataatgagattttagtctggtcgcTGCTATAGAGCTTTAAacccaaataagctgctgccaGACACAACCCCCAACGCAACACTTACACTTGCAtgagaaaacagctgcaaacaAATGTGCAATTATATAACCATACATCtgtgaaaagcattagtagagacTCCTGCACGACCAACAAGAATACAGTAAGTGGGTTGTGGATGGTTggccaacaacaaaacatttttgttttctagcaGCCATTAACTGTGTTCCCATCACCacataattgtgcaatttgatgttttgaaaataaatacttaatggGGATAtggaaattttgaaaaaaaaaaaatcttgttttttgatTAAGAAAAGGTTTTGTTGATAGGTTGAGGTGGTTTCTGTAGCCATATCAAAATTCAGTCATtgatccaaaaaaataaaaaaataaatgttgttgtagctcattaattaaaaattcttcaaaattggcttattttgctaaattgtaatgaaaacacttttcacaTCTCATGATTAACAACCGAATGTTGCCGCGCCCGCAAACCATGaaaaagaagacaggaagtggttggagtaTCATGgcgtggcatgtttttttatttacatgaacaaacttattcatgtgtgattttaatcaagtttttttatttaaaggcaaCACTGAAAATgtgggattctttttttttttttatcatttgtggaatttgaaaaagttttgcTGGAGATCcatttgggttgctaggtaacggagcAGAGACTCACTaattggaaggtttttgaaatggctcattttccagacaccaaataACAAATTTGTTGCCCAAAAATGGCCGGGTGTTTGTTTGTACCTCAAATGGAGGTGTAAAATGTGCAGgaagtgaattttgcatagtAGTTACTCTTTAAACTTATCGTTTGTCGAATCATTGAGCTCATCTTCAAGTTACCTTTCTCCATGATGCTCTGCCGTAAAGCCTTGGCCACCAGAACGCGGACGTTGGCAACCGGGTCGGCAGAAAGGCTCAGTAGGCTGGGCAGGAGGTGCTGGCTGAACTGATCCATGGGCATGCAGTCCTCCTCCACAATGGCCTTcagcaaaaacacataaacactcAGACTGAGCTGCAATAGGCACCCAGGGAAAAGGCATTTATGACGCAAAGATGTGACAAGAACAGAAACAATCTAATCAGACCGGTTAATCGACAAATGGCTTTCTGCCAGAGTTTTACGGTCAAAACACATTCTCATCCATCTAGAGATTATACAACACTGACATGACATAAAACAACCATtatggtgtaaaaaaaacaactattttacaataaaaaaaggcattaaaagttatagaaatattaaaataagtgGAGAAATGTACAGACCTGGCAGATAAAAGCAAACGCCTGCCTGCCCACCCATTTGGGACAGTGGCAGAACCTGACTGAGAGTTCGTTGATGAAGGTCAGACCAAGTTCATCGGCCCCGCATGCATAAAGCTTCTGCAGGATCTCCACTACCTGAGAGCACAAAGCGAAAAACGAGCTGTCAGTCTATGCTTACCGGGAAGAAACAAGCATTTTATAGAAGAAAATTAGGAAcattggaaggaaaaaaaacattctgaagagaaaaaaatagctaaaaaattaattctgaagaattttgagaaaataagaaTTTGAGAATCAAGATtcaagtcagaattttgagggttaagatggaaaaaacacaatcctGAGGAAAACATACAGAAATCAATAGGGGaaggttaaaaaacaaacagcaaaaaaacacaattcccaaagggggaaaaacacaatttccgtgtgaaacaagaaatattgaaaaataacaGAACTTGGAGGAAAAACTAgaggaaaaatacagaaatctcagttttacagtaaaaacagagaaaaaataattactgaagagaaaaaaaaatattccacaggagaaaataaaaaaaaaaacacacaaaaaaatcctgattttcacaaaaaaaataaatcagaatttttttttgtcaattttttttccagaaaaaaattcagagaaaaagaaaattttgagaacaaaaataattctaaaatagaatatgaagaaaaaaaagtctgaattttgagGTTCAGAAACATAATTTGTTCCCCACAGAGGCACTAAGGCTCATCTGTAGCTTTCCACAGATGAACACTACAGATGCAAATTGTTAGAATTTGCAACGTAAAATCTGCTGCTCACATAACAAATATGACCAAtatattaatatctgaacattttacatctctaatttattttcttctaaaatacttttcaaactcttctaTGAACTCACCAGTTTATAGGAGATCCACCTGACCTCTGACACTTTGTCAGAGCAAAGCGTGAGTGCTATCTGTCTGAGGTAGTCGTAAACGTCGTAGTGGCTGTACAACTCTATGATTAGGATCAGCTGCCTGgacacagacacagacaaaAGGTAAATATAGTCaactaaaaagcagaaaagaacaGCACATTatgacaaataataaaacataaatcaaagcAAACTTACTCTGCCAACTCGTATCTGAATCTCCAGTTGCGGCTGTTGTCCGTCACCATGAACTCCTGCAACTGGTACAGATACTCCCTCCTCTTGTCTgcatgcagcagctgcaggaagtACAAACCAGCTTCGTTAGCAGAGATTTAATGAGTACTTGGCGTCAATTTTCCATCAGTTGAACCAGAGCTGttaccttcaggaagtcatacAGGTGTTTAAGCACACCGATGCGAACCTCGTCCAGGTCTTTGAGGAAACCGTTGAAGATGGGCACCAGATCCGCCGCCGTCAGCTGATCGCCGAGAATGACCGCCAGCTCATGGATGGAGAAGGCCAGAGTACGCCGCACCTTCCACTGAGCaagaaaaagaccaaaaaatgttgtaattttgctGAAAACCTTAAGCAATGTTTAGTAAACATCTAGCATAATTTTGAGGAAAGCTGCAATTTAACGCGATGCAGCAGTTAAATGTCGTTACGTTTAAATCTGCTGTGActggtctgtcacaataacacattttactggacgataaattgtcccagaagttgcagcaataaacaataattttgcagtttggagaccattttcaaataaaggtaattgcataataatgcaaataacattcaaactttaaattctagtgaacatttaacattgaaactgaaagacattttaaatatccaatataaacaaaaaaacaacagaaagaacaaataaaattaattaataagtctctgtaaacaaaattgtgtttttaatagaGTTAGCTGacaccaaagcaccaaactgaagacttttatcatccagtttttggtaaaaagagaaaaaaagaaaataaacaacaaatcatCCAATGGAAATTATTAAGTTTGTTTCAATTCATCATgctattaattgatttattgcgacaggccaaGCTGCGACTCTCAGGCTTCTAAACTTGtcatttggtttttttcttgttgcagtaaaaatcaccattaaacattttacaaagcaaaaaaaaaaaacaatctggttATAGAATGTTTCTACATTTCCACCCATTTGTGCAATTTTCCCCCAACTTCAATCCAGCAGAACTAAAGTTTTATGGCTTAACAACTGAAAACAGCCTCAGACCTTTTAGCCTATCCCAACTAAATGACcagaattttaatttataaagaaCACAAAGTGCACTCTTACTGCATAAAAGCCAGTTTATGAGCAAAATGACAACAGAAGCAGGCTGAATCTGCCTTTTCCAACAATATctatcaaagaaaaaacataatagaaatactttttaaaacagaatccCCACATTTCAAGCAAAAACCTTAATATTTAGGctaaaaaactgctgttaagGGCCAActgttgaaatataaaatcCAAGTGAAGGATTCAATGGTAAGTCAGGAGTTTCACACAATGGATCTGTCAGAGAAACGACTTGGGGCATGTAAAGACAACACCGGCATCTATTTGTCCCAACATGTCCTCCAACTGTTCAACTTGAGGAAAAGCCTGTAAAGCTGCCCTGACTTTTAAAGTTGTCAGGATGGAATCAGCAGAAGTGAGAGTGAGAATAGAAATATTGCATTAACAGAAGGACTGGACGACGTTAGGAGGGCGTAACAACAGGACCTGCGactattaaataattaaaatgctctATTAAAGGAAACATGGACTCCAGACAACAAGTAGTCCAACtactgaaaaaaacaagatttcacTGGAAAAGTTGAATGTTGTAGTTACTTTATGAATTGCTCAGTTTAACACACATTTTCCTTGTAAAACTTTCTATAAAGAATTTTAACCacgtgaagctaaaactatgccacaatgtattttttttaacatttaaatggaaaatcttttttttgtacaattttggcttaattactgctccaACCTTGTCCTTTCAGTAAATTGCCTTTTGAGTTtgtatgctccagttaacaatgaatcgattactaaattagtgaacgattatttcaataattgattcatctcgattaattgtttcagccctagtttCAAGTATcacttttctgcagaaactgTCTTGTTAACGCCTCAAAACACCGTGCTTATGACTCAGAAAAGCTAAgttatgttaaagaaaaataggaaTTGTAAGGATCAGGCTAACAAATATATGGGACGATGCTATTCAAGCTAATTTCTCAAAATCTGCACTTGCACAGTTCATAAACCGTTAAAGAATTGGGGGTTTTTTGGACAAAATACTTAATccacactttaaaaatgtaaatatcccTTTAATATAATCTAATGCACAACATCCTAAAAAGTTCTCCCTCCCCAGGTATCCTAAAAAAAACcctatcttttttcttttagacaaAAACCTGCATCATCACATCTGTTAAAAAGTTAACagccatctgattggctgctcaAACAGCtgcttaaacataaaaatctccCACTGAGATAAAATCTAGGCTGTAAATAATCATCTCTACCAGACTCTTGGGCCGATTTCCTACCTGAACATCACTGGCCAGCGTTTCATACGTGTCCTTGAGGCAATGCCAGTTCTGCCGGCCGAGCGTGAGCGCCACGCCGGGCAGGCTGAAGGCACAGTGTTTGGCTATCTCTGTGTCCACCGTCTGCGCCCGGGCCGGGTCCGTCATGGAGAGGTACTGATCCAACAGCTGCTGGGGTATAACGTTCTGCAAATACGGCACAGAGAgagtaacatttaaaaaaaataatcatgtgaAAGAGAGAATGTGTGGAATATTTACAGGCTGGTGTATTTAAACTGACCTGGATTTTCGGTTTGTCCTCGGACACTCGGGTTTGTATCACCTCTACCTCCTCTATCTCTATGGGTTCATCTGATTCAGACTCCTgggaaaaatgaaatgaaatgaaaatggttTGTTCCATACAGTTATGGAACAAACCAAGCTGACTACATgcaaaaaacacttcaaattaAAGGTGCAGCtaacatttactttagtaattcaTTATTCTGATGACTAATCAAATGATCGGATAAAACAATATTGGCACATTTCGCAAATTTCTTACTTAattactgcaaataaaaaaagaaaagaaagaagggggaaaaattaatgaaatttggaaggaagaaaggaaagaaggatggaagaaaaaataaaaggaacaaaattcAGAAGGAAGGTAGGGAAGGACGTTTGGAAAGATGGAAgtaaggaagaaaggaagggaggaaggaaagaaggaacaAATAAGGAAAGTAAGGTACGAAGgaataaagaaagaaggaagtTCAGAAGgcaggaaagaagaaagaaaaaaaaggaaggaaagatttggtatgaaaaaaaaaaaggtttcattttttaaatgatgtcgCCCAAAAACCATTTCTTATCTACATCTGACCAAATGTTAACAATCTGAAGCGTGTCTTACTGGTGCTGGAGAGTCAGGAGAagactcctcttcctcttcctcttcctcctcctcctccggctCTGTCTGTGTCTGCTCATCTTCTTGCTCTTGGACCGGACTCGGCTCTGTGGCTGGAGGAGTTTCTGCCGTTTGCTCCTCCTCTGTGCT from the Xiphophorus maculatus strain JP 163 A chromosome 20, X_maculatus-5.0-male, whole genome shotgun sequence genome contains:
- the bcdin3d gene encoding pre-miRNA 5'-monophosphate methyltransferase, with the protein product MATCPNLKGPDNAVNDPGAAPYGNFINYYSFNPPENRLSLIPATLLQDLGYRDGGDEPTLILDVGCNSGDLSVAIYKHLVQEPEESTVQLLGFDLDETLVERAEQTNPLHSNISFIQLDITEETNQLQDFLSQHSCSHFHLCLCLAVTMWVHLNHGDSGLLQLLSRLAAISTHLLLEAQPWKCYRSAARRLRKLGRSDFDHFKTLKIRGDVAEHATAHLERHCGMELMRSFGSTAWDRKLLLFRRR
- the LOC102228058 gene encoding cytochrome c oxidase assembly protein COX14 homolog produces the protein MVTAKRLADIGYRAFSTSMMLLTAYGGYLCVMRGHRYWVKQKQLKLAAENQDTAIIKD